Part of the Thiohalophilus sp. genome is shown below.
GCCTATTCGGTATTGACTCCCATTACCAATGGTGAAACCGGACTGCGCGTGCTGCGCGACGATCCGCGGATCATCGACAACATGCTGGGCACTGCTCATGATGGTTCACCCATCGGTTCGCTGTTTGGCATCGGCATGCAGGGTTATCCGGCCTTTTATTTTTCGGCGGTGATGTTGATTTTAGGATTTTATCTTTCGGTATTGATCTTCCGCTCACCCTTCGGTCTCAAGCTGCGTGCGATCAAATCCAATCAAAGCCGCATGCAGTACACCGGCTACAACACCCGGCCGTATCTGCTGTGGGCGTTTGTCATCTCCGGCATGTATGCCGGGATGGCCGGCTCGCTGCTGGCCGTGACCGATCCCCTGGCCGGAGCCGAGCGCATGCAGTGGACCGCCTCCGGTGAAGTGGTGTTGATGACCATCCTCGGTGGAACGGGAACCCTGCTCGGCCCGATCATCGGTGCGGCTTTGATTAAATACTCGGAAAATATCTTTTCCGCATTCAATGAGTCCGCCTTGCACGAGGCTTTCTCGTTCCTGCCGGGCTTTATCGAGAATTTCCTTGTCACCATCGTTCACCCCTTTGTTGGCGAAGGCTGGCATCTGACACTCGGTGCGCTGTTCATGATTATCGTGATCTTTTTGCCCGGGGGGCTGATGGATGGTCTGTCACGTATCGCCAGACGCTGGCGAGCGAGAAAACATGGGTCCGATGAAGCGGACAGCTCACAGGTGGAGGACTGACCCATGGCATCGGATATCGTTTTAAACATTGCCTACGTGGACAAGAGCTTCAGCGGGCTGCATGCCCTGAAAGATGTCAATCTGCAAGTGGAAAAAGGCAAGACCCACGCCATTATCGGCCCCAACGGGGCCGGCAAGTCCACCCTGTTGAATGTCTGTATCGGTCGGCTGGCACCGGATCGCGGTACCGTGACATTTAACGGCGAGGTCATTACCGGCAAATCCGCTCACGAGATCAATCAGGCCGGGGTAGTACGGGTGTTTCAAACGCCGGAGATCTTCCACGATCTGACGGTACTGGAGAATGTGATGATTCCGGCGCTGGCCAGACGCGATGGCTCGTTCAAACTCAATCCGTTTGTGCGCATGGATGCCGAAACCGATATCCTGCACGAGTCGGAGCAGGCCCTCAAGGAGATGAACCTGCTCGAGAAAAAGCACATGCACGCGGCCACCATGTCGCGCGGCGACAAGCGTCGCCTGGAACTGGCCATGGGCCTGGTGCAGCATCCGCTACTGTTTTTGCTGGATGAGCCCACTGCCGGCATGTCGCGCGCCGACACCAATGCGACCATCGCCTCTTTGCAGCACATCAAGGAGCGGGGGATGACCAAGGTGATCATCGAGCACGACATGCAGGTGGTGTTTTCCCTGGCGGACAAGATCTCGGTACTGGCACAGGGCCAGATTATCGCCGAAGGAACACCGGATGAGATCCGTGGCAACCCCAGGGTCCAGGAAGCCTATCTGGGAGGTACCCACAATGAGTAAACAGGCTGAAAAACATACCGTTCGCGGTACCGGCTCCGATCCGGCCTTTTTCTCCTGCTGGAACCTGCATGCGTATTACGGCGAGAGCTATATCGTGCAGGGGGTCAACTTCGATGTGCGCGAAGGGGAAATCGTCGCGCTGTTGGGGCGTAATGGGGCGGGCAAAACCTCGACACTGCGCAGCATCGCGCAGATCGGTTCCCCTCAGTTGCGTCATGGCGAAGTCTGGCTGGATCACCAGCCGCTGCATACCATGAAATCCTATCAGGCGGCACAAGCCGGTGTCGGCCTGGTGCCGGAGGACCGGCGCATCATTCCCGGTTTTACGGTGGAGGAGAATCTCAAACTCGCGCAGATCGCCAAACCCGTTGGCTGGTCGCTGGAACGTATCTATGATCATTTTCCGCGCCTTGGCGAGCGTCGCCAGCAGGAGGGCACCACGCTCTCCGGCGGAGAACAGCAGATGCTGTCAGTGGCCCGCGCGCTGGCCCGCGACATCAAGCTGCTCCTGCTGGATGAACCCTACGAAGGGCTGGCGCCGGTTATCGTCAAGGAAATCGAAAAGATCGTCCAGAGTATCAAGGAACTGGGCATTACCACCATCATTGTGGAGCAAAATGCCATTGCCGCACTGGAGCTGGCCGATCGGGCAGTCATTCTTGATATGGGGCAGGTCGTATTCGATGGCTCGGCCCAGGAGGTACTGGATAATACCGAACTGCGTCATCAGTATCTTGCGCTTTAAAAGGCGTTATTGAAACGGTTGTTGCCGCGACCGACTGAGGATAGAAAAAAGCCCCGCATTGCGGGGCTTTTTGGTTTACTTGATTTCGACGTTGGCGTCTTGTCGAAGTTGGATGACGTATTGCTGGATGATCTGGCTGGATTTCATACTGCGCAGCTGATCCTTGACCTCTTCGAACTTGGGCGGGGTGACCTTGCGTTCGTCTTCCAGCTTGATGACGTGCCAGCCGAACTGGGTTTTAACCGGCGTTTTGCTGTAGGCGCCTTTTTTCATCTTGGCCACGGCCTGAGTGAAGGGCGGGACCATCTGATTGGCGTTGAACCAGCCAAGGTCGCCGCCGTTTTTGGCGGTGGGGCCGGTGGATTTGGCCTTGGCGACGTCGGCGAAGACGGCGCC
Proteins encoded:
- a CDS encoding branched-chain amino acid ABC transporter permease, whose amino-acid sequence is MFSLSRNDRLLMLGFTAVVLLAPLWLQPFGAGYPDLLQKFAIFGLFAIGYNILFGLTGYLSFGHAAFLGVGSYTTVWSFKLLSLNVIPAVILATLLAGLFAVVIGFLSLRRSGIYFAILTLAFAQMSYKLAYSVLTPITNGETGLRVLRDDPRIIDNMLGTAHDGSPIGSLFGIGMQGYPAFYFSAVMLILGFYLSVLIFRSPFGLKLRAIKSNQSRMQYTGYNTRPYLLWAFVISGMYAGMAGSLLAVTDPLAGAERMQWTASGEVVLMTILGGTGTLLGPIIGAALIKYSENIFSAFNESALHEAFSFLPGFIENFLVTIVHPFVGEGWHLTLGALFMIIVIFLPGGLMDGLSRIARRWRARKHGSDEADSSQVED
- a CDS encoding ABC transporter ATP-binding protein, whose translation is MASDIVLNIAYVDKSFSGLHALKDVNLQVEKGKTHAIIGPNGAGKSTLLNVCIGRLAPDRGTVTFNGEVITGKSAHEINQAGVVRVFQTPEIFHDLTVLENVMIPALARRDGSFKLNPFVRMDAETDILHESEQALKEMNLLEKKHMHAATMSRGDKRRLELAMGLVQHPLLFLLDEPTAGMSRADTNATIASLQHIKERGMTKVIIEHDMQVVFSLADKISVLAQGQIIAEGTPDEIRGNPRVQEAYLGGTHNE
- a CDS encoding ABC transporter ATP-binding protein gives rise to the protein MSKQAEKHTVRGTGSDPAFFSCWNLHAYYGESYIVQGVNFDVREGEIVALLGRNGAGKTSTLRSIAQIGSPQLRHGEVWLDHQPLHTMKSYQAAQAGVGLVPEDRRIIPGFTVEENLKLAQIAKPVGWSLERIYDHFPRLGERRQQEGTTLSGGEQQMLSVARALARDIKLLLLDEPYEGLAPVIVKEIEKIVQSIKELGITTIIVEQNAIAALELADRAVILDMGQVVFDGSAQEVLDNTELRHQYLAL